The nucleotide window GGCTAATAACGTTTGGTTGGCCTTACATTGTCAAATTTTATTTTTGCCAAATAATTATATGGTTACAACAAAAATGAACAATTATAAATTTTGTATTGGGTGTGTTTTGTATTTTTCTTGTTCGGCTTTTTAATTACATTTGAGCTAAAGCACCCACACCAAGCCAAAAGCCCAACGACTTTTATTTTATATACGTTCTTTTCCTTTGTTTACTTGATTTTATGATTCCTCCAATCAGACAAAACTACAACGAGCAATTTACCGACGAAAAGTATCAGGCTTTGCGCCAATGGCTTTACGCGCCTTACAACTACGAAATTGAATTTCGCATTGCCGAAACGCCCGTTTTCATTCCCAAAGCCCTGACCGACCACGTGGTAAAGGCTTGTGATGAAATTATTGACGTAATCGTGCGTCCAGACTTTAAGCAAATCACCCAAAAAGCCGTTCCCGAAGGCCTTTTTGTGCCCAACGAAGACGAACATACGCTTTGTTTGGCCATAGATTTTGCCATTTGTCAGGACAAACAAACTGGCGAACTGATTCCGCAACTGATTGAATTACAGGGATTCCCGTCGTTGTATGCGTTTCAGCAGTTCATTGCGTTGGGCTATCGCAAATTTTTTGATATTCCGCCGCAACTTGATTATTTGTTCGGAGGCCTGACGGCCGAAAGCTACGTGGAACTGTTGCGCGAAGTGTTTCTGGGCAAACACGCCGTTGAAAATGTGATTTTGTTGGAGGTGGAACCCGAAAAACAAAAAACCAAAGTCGATTTTTATTGCACCCAAGACTATACAGGCATCAAGCCCGTGTGCATTACGGAAGTGATACGCGAAGGCCGCAAGCTTTATTATATGCGCGATGGCGTCAAAACGCCGATTTACCGCATTTACAACCGCGTGATTTTTGATGAGTTGAGCCGCCGCACGGATTTAGATTTGCAGTTTAACCTCACCGAAGATGTAGATGTGGAATGGGCAGGCCATCCGAACTGGTTTTTCCGTATCAGCAAATACACGTTGCCGTTCCTGAAAAGCCGCTATGTACCCGAAACCAAGTTTTTGAGCCAGTACACGGAATATCCGCAAGACCTCGAAAATTATGTACTCAAGCCGTTGTTTTCGTTTGCGGGTGTGGGCGTGATTTTCAATGTTACGCAAGCTGACATCGACGCAATTGCCGACAAGGAAAATTATATTTTGATGAAAAAAGTAGAATACGCGCCTGCGCTACATTCGCCAGACGGAGACATCAAAACCGAATTGCGCATGTTGTTCATTTGGAAAGATGGCGATGCGCGTCCGACACTGGCCACGAGTTTGGTAAGGCTTGGCCGCGCCGACCTGATGGGCGTGCGTTACAACAAAGATAAAACGTGGGTTGGCGGCTCGGCTGCTTTCTTTGAAAAATGAAATTTTTGAGAAAATAACACGAAATGAACGAAATAGGTATGTGGTAGCCACGTACCTATTTTTATTGGCATTAGTAACATATAGTAAAAAGTGTACCTTTACTTTTTAGAGAAAAAGGACTTTTTGTAAAAAACGCGATGTTTGAGAAATATTATTTGTTTGTGCTGCTGGCACTCATTTCAGAAATTATCGGGACTACTTCGGGTTTTGGTTCGTCTATTTTGTTTGTGCCCATAGCGTCCATGTTTTTTGATTTCAAAACCGTGTTAGGCATTACGGCGGTGTTTCATGTGTTCAGCAATTTGTCCAAAATCGCGCTGTTTAAGCAAGGAATCCAGAAAGACATTGCCTTGAAATTGGGGATTCCTGCGGTGGTTTTTGTGATAATTGGCGCGTGGCTTACGGCGTATTTGCCCGTCAAGTACATGGAATTGGGTATGAATTTCGCGTTGGCTCTTTTGTCTATTTACCTGATTATCAATTTCAATAAAACCATTGAGCAAACAAACTCCAATCTGTATTTGGGTGGTGTGGCTTCGGGCTTTTTGGCGGGTGTGGCTGGCACAGGCGGAGCTATTCGAGGAATTACTTTGTCGGCTTTTCATTTGCCCAAAGAAATATTTATTGCTACGTCCGCACTCATAGATTTGGGGGTGGACAGCAGTCGCGCGGTGGTGTATGTGGCCAATGGTTATTTTCAGAAAGAATACATTGTGCTCATTCCTGTACTGATTGGCGTGAGTGTGTTGGGGAGTTATTTGGGTAAACTTATCCTGCAACGCACTTCGGAAAAGGCGTTTCGCTACATCGTGTTGGCTGTGATTGTATGCACGTCGGCGTTTCAGATTTTGAAACTTTTGCACTAAAAATAAAAAGCCTATAAGTGTCTGATTTTACTTATAGGCTTTTTATTTAATGAATTTGTATTATAAATATTGTAAAATTAGATTTTTAAGCATTGTTCAAGGCTTCTTCCATGAGCTTGTTGGCTACTTTCGGGTCGGCTTTTCCTTTGGTGGCTTTCATCAAATCGCCCATAAACATTCCCAAAATCCCTTTTTTGCCGCCTTTGTATTCGGCTACTTTTTGCGGGTATTTCGCGATGATTTCGGCAATAATTGGCGTAAGCGAATCGGCGTCACCCTCTTGCAACACGTTGAGTTTTTCGGCAATGGCCAAAGGCGCGTCCGAATTTTCAAGCATGGCAGGGAATATTTTTTGTGCGCCTACCGTGTGGCTCACTTTGCCGCTTTCGATGAGTGCAATCAAATCGGCCAAACGTGCCGCACTAATCGGGAAGTCGTTGATGTGCAAAGTTCTTTCGTTCAAATACGATTTTACAGCACCCGTTACCCAGTTAGAAGCCATTTTGTAGCTGCTCGTATGGCGGCAAACTTCATCGAAATATAAAGCGATTTCTTTGCTGTCTGTCAATACGTTAGCATCATATTCTGACAAACCAAATTGTGCCGTAAACTTCTCGAACAATTCGGCTGGCAGGCTTGGCATTAGTGCTTTGATGTCGGCAAGCCATTGGTCAGAAACTACGATTGGTTGCAAATCTGGCTCAGGGAAATAGCGGTAATCGTTCAGATTCTCTTTGCTGCGCAAGCTGTACGTTTCGCCAGTGGTGGCATCGAACATACGCGTTTCGGATACAATCGTCTGGCCTGCTTCCGCCAATACAATTTGACGGTCAATTTCGTGTTCGATGGCGCGTTGTACGTTGCGGAAAGAGTTCATGTTTTTCACTTCCACTTTGTTGCCAAACTTGGTAGTGCCTACGGGCATAATCGAAATGTTGGCATCGCAACGCAACGAACCTTCTTCCATGTTGCCATCGCAAATTTCCAGATAGCGCACCAATTTGCGTACTTCGTTCAGGTAGGCGTAAGCCTCATCCGAATTGCAAATTTCTGGCTCTGAAACAATCTCGATAAGCGGCACGCCTGCGCGGTTAAGGTCAATCAACGATTCAATTTCGCCAGCCAAGTGCATAGACTTGCCCGCATCTTCTTCCATGTGAATGCGCGTAAGTTGTACATTTTTGGTAGAACCGTCTTTTAGCTTAATAGGCACGTGTCCGCCCACACAAATCGGCGTTTTATCTTGGGTGATTTGGTAGCCTTTTGGCAAGTCTGGATAAAAATAATTTTTACGGTCATAGAAATTGTAACGCGTAATGGCCGAGTGGCACGCCAAACCCATTTTGATAGCGTATTCAACTACTTTGCGGTTGCTGCGCGGCAGCGTACCAGGGTGTGCCAACGTAATAACACTAATGTTGGTATTGGGCAAATTGCCGAACTCTGTGGAGTCTGTGGAATAGGCTTTACTTGCTGTAAGCAATTGAGCGTGAACCTCTAAACCTATCACGACGGTATATTTTTCTCTTGCAGACATTGATGTTGATTTTGATGCGTTTGGGTAAGGTTTACAGCCGCCGCAAAGGGGTGTACTTTGCTTATAAAGCACTGTATTTTATCCGAACCGCAAATATACAGATTGTTTGGGATTGTGTAGGCCGCTTTCAGGCTTTTTTTGTGGGCATATTGGCCGATTTTGGGGTATAATTTTCCCGAAAAAACAAAAACGAGGTACACCGACACGCCGCCGATGTACCTCGTTTGTATTTTCATTTCTACCAAAAGCAACGATTAAAAACCGTCTGTTTTGATGTCTTTTTCCGAATACTTTCCGTACTTTTTCACTTTCTCGCGAATCTCTGAGCCTTTGCCCGTCAGTACGAATTGCAAATTATTTTTAGGGAAATATTTAGCAATAATTTCTTTGGCGCGTTCTGGCGTGATAGCGTCCACATCGCGTTGGAAATTGTTAATTACCGACTCATCAAAGCCATAAATATACATTTCCGTTAGCAAATCTGCCAACGCACCCGACGTTTCGTAAGTAGGCGGATAGTTGCCTTTCACGTAGTTTTTGGCTGAGTTCAAAATTTCCTGATTCACACCGTGTTTGTGCAAACTGTCCAACACGTCTAAGGCCATATCTATCGCCTCGATGGTCGTTGAGTTTTTGGTAAATGTCGAAATCTGGAACGTACCCGCATACTTCAGTCGGTCGAAACGGCTATTTGCACCGTATGTCAAGCCCGAATTTACGCGCAACGCATCATTGAGCCACGAGGTGAAACGGCCTCCCAAAATCGTGTTAATTACTTGTATGCCAACATAATCTGAGTTGTTGCGCGTTACGCCTTTGCCGCCAATGCGGAACGTAGTTTCGCGGGCATCGTCTTTGTTTACCAACAAAATGCGGCTTTCCGTAAAGTCCAAATTCGGTGTTCCCAAATTCAGTTTAGTTGGTTGGCTGCTTGGTTGCCAAGTGCCAAACAAAGCCGTAATTTCTTTGAGCATGGCTTTAGCCGAAAAATCGCCCACCACCGCAATGGCCGTTTCGGTCGGTGCGTATTCTTTGCCATAAAATTGCTTTACGTCCTGCACCGTGATTTTGCTCACTGTGCCTTCCGAACCCGTTACAGGCGTGCCGTAAGGGTGCGAACCGTACATAAACGCATTGTAATACGAGCCGATTACCTCGCGCGGACTTTCTTTTTGTTGCTTGAGTTGAGCCACAAGGCGTGTTTTGTGTTTGTCAAATTCTTGTGCATCAAACACAGGATTGACCAACACATCGTGCAGCATATCAAGCACTAAGGCTTGGTCTTTCTTGGCAAACGAAGCCGAAATTTCGGACGCTTCCTTGCCCGCACCAGTGGCCAATTCTGCACCCACAAACTCCAATTTTTCTTCGATTTGCTCTTTGCTGTATTTTTTTGTGCCAAACAAAAGCGCGTCGGCAGTCAGGGCGGCCAAGCCGTAACGGTTGCCGTCTTTCACAGACCCCGCCGTTACCGCTACCGAAACATTGACCATCGGCACTTCGTGTTGCTCCATCAAATAAACGGTAAGGCCGTTTTTGAGTTTTGTTTTTTGGTAAGCAGGCAATTTGAATGACTGCGCCCAAAGGCTTTGTTGCGCCGTAAACAACAACATCGCCATGACAAATATTTTTTTCATCGGATTGAAATATTCGATTTTGAAATTTTTTAAATCAAGAATAAATAACAGAAAACCAGCGACTTATTATTCTTTGTCGGCTGGTGTTTCGGGCAGCAAATAGCCGACCGTACGGTTATTTTTGGTAAAATATTTTTTGGCTACGCGCTGAATGTCCTCTTTTGTAACTTTTTGGTAAAGCGCAGGCGCATCAAACATTTTCTTGTAATCCCCAAAAAACACTTCGTAAGTACCCAAGTTGTTGGCTTTGCCGTTGATGGTTTCTAATTGATGATAAAAAGCCACCAATTTTTGATTTTTCACTTTCTGTAATTCGTCTGCCGTTATGCCGTTTTTCTTGATTTTCTCAATTTCCCCTAACATTGCTTTTTCCAATGTATCAGGCGCAACGCCGTCGGCCACCACGCCATATACAAAGAAAAGTGTCGGGTCGAAACTTTCGGGCATATACGTGAACAGCTCTGTGGCTAATTCTTTATCAAAAACCAACGATTTGTTCAGACGCGACGAGTTGCCAGCCGACAAAATGCTATTGAGCAAATCCAATGCGTAATAGTCTGCGTTGCGCGTTTCGGGTACGTGATACGCCAACAACACATTCGGAGAACTTACGTCTTTGTGTACGAGCAAACGACGTTCGCCATTTTGCGGCGGCTCTACCGTGCGCAAAGCAGGCGGCGGCGTGTTGGCTGGAATTGGCTCTAAATATTTGGCAGCCAATTGTTTTACTTCCGCCAACGTTACATCGCCGCTAATAACCACGGTACAGTTATTGGGGGCGTAATAAGTACGGAAATAGCGTTCCAAATCTTTCTTTGTCCAGCTTTTAATGTCTGATTCGTAGCCAATTACGGGAATCATGTACGGATGTTCCGTGAAGGCCACTGAGTTCAGTGCCTCGCTCAACATGTTGAAATTGTTGTTTTCAAGGCCTGTGCTGCGCTCCGAAAGCACTACACCGCGTTCGCTTTCCACCATCGCCGAATCAATGTTCAGATGCCCAATGCGGTCAGCTTCCAAATCAAAAATTGTTTCGAGTGCTTTGCCCTGAAACCAATCGGTATAAACGGTTACGTTTTCGGTGGTGTAAGCGTTGTTAGAACCGCCATTTGCTTCCATGACGCGGTCAAACATCTTAGGGCCATATTTTTTTGAGCCGTTAAACATCATGTGTTCGAAGAAGTGCGACAGCCCCGTAATGCCGTGTACTTCGTTGCGCGAACCCACGCGCCAGAACAAATACATATTGGCGTTGGGAATGGAATGGTCTTCCAACACCATGATTTTCATGCCGTTTTTGAGGGTAAAAGACTTCACGTCTTCGGCTTTGTTTTGGGCTTGCACGGAAAGCGTCCCGCAGAGCAAACCTGCCAACAGTAGTTTCTTAATCATTTTGAAAAGATTAGATAAGTAAAACCAAAGCGGCAATTTAGAAATCCACTGCCCCAAAACAAAACAGATTGGGATAAATGGTATGGACAGAATAATTCAAATCTTTTTTTTGCTATAAATTGAATATTTTTTATACCTTCGTAATAGTGTTTTTTCTATGCATATTTAACAATTAAAAAATACTTTACTTATGAAAGCAAACATGGGGTTAGTTGACCGCGGTATTCGCATTGCGGTTGCTTTAGTAATCGCGACTTTGTCGTTTACGCACGTGATTGAAGGTACACTGGAAATTATTTTACTTGTTTTTGGGTTTGTATTTGTACTTACAAGTTTGGTTAGTTTTTGCCCGCTTTATACTATTTTTGGCATTAACACTTGTAAAGTCAAAAAATAATACTTTAAAAAATGATAGATTGGCTTCGCTCGCCT belongs to Flexibacter flexilis DSM 6793 and includes:
- a CDS encoding sulfite exporter TauE/SafE family protein: MFEKYYLFVLLALISEIIGTTSGFGSSILFVPIASMFFDFKTVLGITAVFHVFSNLSKIALFKQGIQKDIALKLGIPAVVFVIIGAWLTAYLPVKYMELGMNFALALLSIYLIINFNKTIEQTNSNLYLGGVASGFLAGVAGTGGAIRGITLSAFHLPKEIFIATSALIDLGVDSSRAVVYVANGYFQKEYIVLIPVLIGVSVLGSYLGKLILQRTSEKAFRYIVLAVIVCTSAFQILKLLH
- the gatB gene encoding Asp-tRNA(Asn)/Glu-tRNA(Gln) amidotransferase subunit GatB, encoding MSAREKYTVVIGLEVHAQLLTASKAYSTDSTEFGNLPNTNISVITLAHPGTLPRSNRKVVEYAIKMGLACHSAITRYNFYDRKNYFYPDLPKGYQITQDKTPICVGGHVPIKLKDGSTKNVQLTRIHMEEDAGKSMHLAGEIESLIDLNRAGVPLIEIVSEPEICNSDEAYAYLNEVRKLVRYLEICDGNMEEGSLRCDANISIMPVGTTKFGNKVEVKNMNSFRNVQRAIEHEIDRQIVLAEAGQTIVSETRMFDATTGETYSLRSKENLNDYRYFPEPDLQPIVVSDQWLADIKALMPSLPAELFEKFTAQFGLSEYDANVLTDSKEIALYFDEVCRHTSSYKMASNWVTGAVKSYLNERTLHINDFPISAARLADLIALIESGKVSHTVGAQKIFPAMLENSDAPLAIAEKLNVLQEGDADSLTPIIAEIIAKYPQKVAEYKGGKKGILGMFMGDLMKATKGKADPKVANKLMEEALNNA
- a CDS encoding M16 family metallopeptidase; translated protein: MKKIFVMAMLLFTAQQSLWAQSFKLPAYQKTKLKNGLTVYLMEQHEVPMVNVSVAVTAGSVKDGNRYGLAALTADALLFGTKKYSKEQIEEKLEFVGAELATGAGKEASEISASFAKKDQALVLDMLHDVLVNPVFDAQEFDKHKTRLVAQLKQQKESPREVIGSYYNAFMYGSHPYGTPVTGSEGTVSKITVQDVKQFYGKEYAPTETAIAVVGDFSAKAMLKEITALFGTWQPSSQPTKLNLGTPNLDFTESRILLVNKDDARETTFRIGGKGVTRNNSDYVGIQVINTILGGRFTSWLNDALRVNSGLTYGANSRFDRLKYAGTFQISTFTKNSTTIEAIDMALDVLDSLHKHGVNQEILNSAKNYVKGNYPPTYETSGALADLLTEMYIYGFDESVINNFQRDVDAITPERAKEIIAKYFPKNNLQFVLTGKGSEIREKVKKYGKYSEKDIKTDGF
- a CDS encoding M16 family metallopeptidase yields the protein MIKKLLLAGLLCGTLSVQAQNKAEDVKSFTLKNGMKIMVLEDHSIPNANMYLFWRVGSRNEVHGITGLSHFFEHMMFNGSKKYGPKMFDRVMEANGGSNNAYTTENVTVYTDWFQGKALETIFDLEADRIGHLNIDSAMVESERGVVLSERSTGLENNNFNMLSEALNSVAFTEHPYMIPVIGYESDIKSWTKKDLERYFRTYYAPNNCTVVISGDVTLAEVKQLAAKYLEPIPANTPPPALRTVEPPQNGERRLLVHKDVSSPNVLLAYHVPETRNADYYALDLLNSILSAGNSSRLNKSLVFDKELATELFTYMPESFDPTLFFVYGVVADGVAPDTLEKAMLGEIEKIKKNGITADELQKVKNQKLVAFYHQLETINGKANNLGTYEVFFGDYKKMFDAPALYQKVTKEDIQRVAKKYFTKNNRTVGYLLPETPADKE
- a CDS encoding YgaP family membrane protein, translating into MKANMGLVDRGIRIAVALVIATLSFTHVIEGTLEIILLVFGFVFVLTSLVSFCPLYTIFGINTCKVKK